In Novosphingobium sp. PP1Y, the sequence CTTTCAGCAAGGGCGACACCTTTGTCATCGAACAAGGCGCAGAATGCAGCTGGGATAGCCAGGTGGACGTGACCAAGATCTTCGCACTCTGGCGCAAGCCGGCCTGATATCTCGCCTACGGTTCCCGGGAATGCCCAGGGCGGTGATATTCGGGAACCGTAGGTAATCAGCGCGTGGCGGGTTTGGCCACGCGCTGGTCGATGGCGCCGAAGGGTGCGAGGCCGTCTTTGGCGCGGGCTTCCATGCGGATGGTGTCGCCGTAGCCCATGAAGGCGGTCGACGGTTTGCCCCCGGCGATCATCTCGATGGCGCGTACTTCGGAGATGCAGCTCGATCCCACTTCGGCATAGTTGGGGTTCGAGACCGTTCCCGAGCCGATCACGGTCCCGGCGACAAGGTCGCGGGTTCGCGCGGCATGGGCGACCAGTTCGTGGAAGCCGAAGTCCATCGCCGCGCCATTGGCGTGGCCGAAGGCCTTGCCGTTCCATTCGATCACGAGATCGAGGCACACGCGCCCGTCCTGCCAGGCATCGCCGAGCGCTTCGGGTGTTACCGCAAAAGGCGCCATCGAACAGGCCGGCTTGGCCTGGACCCAGCCGAAGCCGGTCTTCATCTCGACCGGCGCGATCGTGCGCAGCGACCAGTCGTTGATCTGCACGACAAGCCGGATGTGCTTCATCGCTTCTTCTGCCGTCGTACCCATCGGCACGGCATCGACGATCACGCCGAACTCGCCCTCGAAGTCGATGCCGTCCGCCGGATCGGGGAAGGGAACCGGATCGCCCGGACCGTAGAAGCGGTCCGAGATCCCCTGGTACATGAGCGGCCTGTCGGTCTCGATCGGCGGCAACTTGAAGGCGATCTGCATCAGGTCGCCATGGGTGCCGAAGGCCGAACCGTCGAGCCACTGCCAGGTGCGCGGCAGCGGCGCGCGCAGGGCCCCGGGATCGAGCGGCTCGCCCTCCCCGGCCTCGAGACGCCGGGCCAGCGCGGCAAGGTGCGGCTGGAGCGCGTCCCAGCGCTCCATGGCGCCAAGCAGGTTCGGCATCTGCGGGCCGGCCGCAAGCATGCGGCGCCCGTCCTGCGAGACGACGACAAGGGTTCCGTCGGGCGTGGCGCCCGCTATCGTGGCCAGACGCATGCGGCTCAGTCCTCGAAAATGGCGACGGCGCGGATCCAGCCTGCCGAGGCGCCCTTGATCTTGTGCGGGAAGCACGAGATCGTGAAGCCGTCGGCGGGCAGCACTTCCAGGTTGTGCAGCTTTTCGATGTGGCAGTAGCCGATGTCGCGGCCCGCCTTGTGCCCTTCCCAGATCAGCGAGGTATCGCCGGTTTCCTCCACCTTCCTGGCGGTGTGCACGAAGGGGGCATCCCACGACCAGGCATCGGTGCCGGTCACGCGCACGCCGCGTTCGGTGAGGTACATCGTCGCCTCGTAGCCCATGCCGCAACCGCGGCTGACGTAGTCGGGATCGCCCAGCGCCTTGCCCGCCGCGGTATTGACGACGACGATCTCCAGCGGCTTGAGCTCATGGCCGATACGCGCCAGTTCGTCCTCGACGTCCTTGGCGGTGACGACGTAGCCGTCCTCGAAGTGCCGGAAGTCCAGCTTCACGCCGGGCTGGAAGCACCATTCGAGGGGGACTTCGTCGATCGTCAGGGCAGGCTTGCCGCCGTCCTGCGTCGGGTGGAAGTGCCAGGGCGCATCGAGGTGCGTGCCGCTGTGTGTGGTCAGCTTCACCCATTCCGCCGCTGCAAAGCCGGCACCGTCAGGAGTCTGCTCGGCCGTCACCCCGGGGAAGAAGTGCCCGAGCTCGCCCATCGTCTCGCCATGCGTCTGGTAGGTGATTTCCGGCTTCAGGAATGGCGGATCGGTGATGACATCGTTGCACAAGGTGATCGACAGGTCGACGAAGCGGCGGGCCATAGGCGTGGGTTCCCATCTTGTCGCGCGCATCTCGCCAGACGCGCGCTGCTGTGAAGTGCTACCGGCGCATCACCCGACCGGAGGAGAGAGGGGTCGGGCGATGCGCCGGCCTTGTCAGCCCGTTGCGGGGCTGAAGTTCAGGCGGTCTTGCCTCCGAGGGTTTCGGCAAACCAGTCGGAGAGGAGATCGCGGCCATAGCTCATGTTGTCGGCGCCCACGTGCTCGACGCCGCCTTCCCGCGCGGTGAAGATCACCTTCTCGCGGCGCGGCGAGTTGACGAGCTGGTCGTAGAGGTCGTCGGCGTACTGCGGGCTGATCTGGCGATCGTTCGCCCCGTGGGTCACCAGGAACGGCACCTTGATGCCGTCCATGTGGCCGTTGAGGTTCATCGCCTCCGACTTGGCAAGGAAGTCCTCCTGGTCCTTGGCCCCGAACGCCCAGTGAACGTGGGCCCAGTAGTGCGGGACCGGGTTCTCGCCCTCGCGCGCCATGCGCTTGTCCTGCACTTCGCGCCAGTTGTGGTTGGCCCCCCAGACCGCGCCCGAGGCAAAACGCGGCTCGTAAGCCACCGCCCGCGGCGCGAAGTGGCCGCCCAGCGAGATGCCGGTCATGCCGATCGCCCTGGGATCGACGTTGTCCTGCTGCTCGAGCCAGTCGACTGCCTTGCTCGCCCAGCTTTCCGAATGCGGATCGACCGGCAGGCCCTGCAGGCGCAGCGTCTCGCCCGAGCCGGGCTGGTCGACGCACAGCGTCGAGATACCGCGGCGGGCGAGCTGCTCGGGCAGCTGGGTCCAGTAGAGCAGCTCCTTGCAGCTATCGAGGCCGTTGCAGAAGACCACCACCGGCTTGCGCCCTTCGCCCGGCGCGCGGGTGAACAGCGCCGGCATCGTGCCCTTCTCCAGCGGGATCTCGACGCGTTCGCGGTTGATCCGGCCGATCTGCGTCGACTTGTCGAAGGCCGCGCGGGCCTTGGCGTAAGTCTCCTTGCGGCCCGGATGGCCATGGCCCTGCATGCGCTCGCCGGTGAACATGTAGAGCGCGGCGCGCTCCAGCTTGTTCGAGGCGGAGAACAGACGGCCCCTCGCCTCGTCCTCGGCGGCAAGTTCGATGAGCTTGTCGCCCATCGCCACCCACTGCTTCATGAACGCGGGCGTGCCCGCATCGGCCCCGGCATCGGCCGCATCCTTGATCGGCTTGCACATGTCGATGACTTCGCCGATCCGGCCGCCGCTCTCCATCGCAATCGCGACCGACAGGTTCCAGATGTAGTTCGGAAAATATTCGAAGAGGGCCATCGATCAGAACTCCGAAGCCTGGAACAGACGCGCATCGGGTGCCGGATGCGGCATCGTCTGCGGGCCGCCGGTGCCGATGCCCCACTGGTCCATGACCATCGGCGCGGGCTTGTGCACCTTGTACTCGTGCGTCTCGAAGTCGACCACTTCCAGCTCGGAGGTGTACTCGACCGCGAAACCACCCGGAGTGACGAAGTAGCTGAACGTGTTGTTGCCCGCGGTATGACGGCCCGGACCCCAGCGGATGTCGGTGCCGTGCTGCTTGAGGCGATGCGCGCCGCGGAACATGTCGTCGATGCTCGGCATGTCGTAGGCGACGTGGTTGAGGCACGGCGGTCCGGGCAGGATGGCGACGCGGTGGTGCGCCTCGTTGCAGCGCAGGAAGCACATGAAGTCGCCGAGCCAGTCGGAGATCCTGAAGCCCAGCACGTCGGTGAAGAACTTCACCATCGCCTGGTGGTCGGGCGAGTGCAGGACGATGTGGCTGATCTTGAGCGGCACGCCTTCCCAGCGCTCGAGTTCGCGGGCCTCGAGCGTCTCGACCCCGGCCGAGATCTCGAAGGGCAGGCCATCGGGGCTGAAGAAGCGGAAGCCATAGCCGCCGCCCGGTGCATCCAGATCCCTGGGCGCGAAGATGACCTTGCAGCCCGCCGCCTCGATCTTGCCGAACAGCGCATCGACATCGGCGCGGCTGTCGGCGGCAAAGGCGATCACCTCGACGTGGTTGGCATCCGACTTGTGCAGGCGCACGACATGGTGCTCGCCATGTCCCTGGGTCTTGAACCAGGCCATGTCGGCCTTGTCGCCGGATCCGGGCACTTCGACGAGGCCCCAGTCATCGGTGTAGAATTTGCGTTCGGCATCGAAGTCCTCGACGCCATATCCGACAAAGCGGATCTCGGTTACTCGGGTCATGGGATTGATCCTTGAAGATTGACTGATCAGATGGGCTGCGAAACCACCGCGAACATCTCCGCAGTAGCCTTGTGATTGTCGACCGGCGGGCCCTTGCCGATCTGGCCGTGGCAGATCTCGAGCGACTTCTCGACGATGTAGCGGCACCGCTCGAAACGGCGGTCGCGATAGGCCTCGAAGGCCGCTTCGGGCGTATCGGCCCGCGTCAGCTCCTCGGCCAGCACCAGCGCGTCCTCGATCGCCATGCCCGCGCCCTGGCCCAGGTGCGGCGTGGTCGCATGGACGGCATCGCCCAGCAGCGCGATGCGGCCCTTGCTCCAGGAGCCGTAGAGCATCATCCCCTCGAGCGGACGATAGACGACGCCTTCGTCGCTGGTGATCTGCTCGGCAAGCGCACGGATCTGCGGAGCCGCCCGGGCGAGCTTGGAGCGCATGACCGCGGCGATGCCCTCTGTGGGATACCACGGATTGTCCGGCTCGGGCGTGGTGACGTACATGTACATCAGCTCTTCGGACATCGGCACGAGGCCGGATCCGATCGGACCGTTGTAGACATGCAGGGCATCGAGATCGGCCGGGCGCGGGAAGTTGTAGCGCCACACCGCCTGCCCCGTGAACTGCGGCTTCTCGGCATCGGGCAGGATCGCCTCGCGGGTCTGCGAATAGACCCCGTCTGCCCCCACCACGACGTCGAAGCGCTCTTCACGCCCGTCGCTGAACCTCACGTTCACGCCTTCGCCGTCGTCGTCGAACCGCTCGGCCGCCACGCCCAGGCGGATCTCGGCGCCAAGCTGCATGGCGCTGTCGCCCAGGACCTTCTGCAGCGCGCGCCGGCCGATGCCGACATTGGCCGGCTTGCCTTCGACCAGCGCCGGCGACGGCACCCGCGCCACGCGCGTCCCGTCGGGCAGGTAGATCTCGACCGCATCGAAACCGCAGGCAGCACCGAGAAAGGCATCGAGAACGCCCAACTGGTCCATCGCCCGGATCACGTTCGACTGCTGGATGATGCCCACCCCATAGACCGACCACTCAGGGTCCTTCTCGATCACCGTAACACCGTGCCCCGCACGGCGCAGCGCAATCGCAGCCGAAAGGCCGCCAATACCACCGCCAATGATCAGCGTGTTCAGATCTTTCATCGCGAGAACCTCAGATAATCGAATTTGAAGCGTGTACTTGAAGGAGACCGGGCGGCCTGAAACCGACCTTCGCGGCGAGCCGAATTCTGGCAGGACACAGCAGCCGGGCAGCCAGGCAGATTGCCCCTGCCTGCCTGCATC encodes:
- a CDS encoding fumarylacetoacetate hydrolase family protein; its protein translation is MRLATIAGATPDGTLVVVSQDGRRMLAAGPQMPNLLGAMERWDALQPHLAALARRLEAGEGEPLDPGALRAPLPRTWQWLDGSAFGTHGDLMQIAFKLPPIETDRPLMYQGISDRFYGPGDPVPFPDPADGIDFEGEFGVIVDAVPMGTTAEEAMKHIRLVVQINDWSLRTIAPVEMKTGFGWVQAKPACSMAPFAVTPEALGDAWQDGRVCLDLVIEWNGKAFGHANGAAMDFGFHELVAHAARTRDLVAGTVIGSGTVSNPNYAEVGSSCISEVRAIEMIAGGKPSTAFMGYGDTIRMEARAKDGLAPFGAIDQRVAKPATR
- a CDS encoding cyclase family protein; the protein is MARRFVDLSITLCNDVITDPPFLKPEITYQTHGETMGELGHFFPGVTAEQTPDGAGFAAAEWVKLTTHSGTHLDAPWHFHPTQDGGKPALTIDEVPLEWCFQPGVKLDFRHFEDGYVVTAKDVEDELARIGHELKPLEIVVVNTAAGKALGDPDYVSRGCGMGYEATMYLTERGVRVTGTDAWSWDAPFVHTARKVEETGDTSLIWEGHKAGRDIGYCHIEKLHNLEVLPADGFTISCFPHKIKGASAGWIRAVAIFED
- a CDS encoding S9 family peptidase, whose product is MALFEYFPNYIWNLSVAIAMESGGRIGEVIDMCKPIKDAADAGADAGTPAFMKQWVAMGDKLIELAAEDEARGRLFSASNKLERAALYMFTGERMQGHGHPGRKETYAKARAAFDKSTQIGRINRERVEIPLEKGTMPALFTRAPGEGRKPVVVFCNGLDSCKELLYWTQLPEQLARRGISTLCVDQPGSGETLRLQGLPVDPHSESWASKAVDWLEQQDNVDPRAIGMTGISLGGHFAPRAVAYEPRFASGAVWGANHNWREVQDKRMAREGENPVPHYWAHVHWAFGAKDQEDFLAKSEAMNLNGHMDGIKVPFLVTHGANDRQISPQYADDLYDQLVNSPRREKVIFTAREGGVEHVGADNMSYGRDLLSDWFAETLGGKTA
- a CDS encoding VOC family protein, with translation MTRVTEIRFVGYGVEDFDAERKFYTDDWGLVEVPGSGDKADMAWFKTQGHGEHHVVRLHKSDANHVEVIAFAADSRADVDALFGKIEAAGCKVIFAPRDLDAPGGGYGFRFFSPDGLPFEISAGVETLEARELERWEGVPLKISHIVLHSPDHQAMVKFFTDVLGFRISDWLGDFMCFLRCNEAHHRVAILPGPPCLNHVAYDMPSIDDMFRGAHRLKQHGTDIRWGPGRHTAGNNTFSYFVTPGGFAVEYTSELEVVDFETHEYKVHKPAPMVMDQWGIGTGGPQTMPHPAPDARLFQASEF
- a CDS encoding FAD-dependent oxidoreductase is translated as MKDLNTLIIGGGIGGLSAAIALRRAGHGVTVIEKDPEWSVYGVGIIQQSNVIRAMDQLGVLDAFLGAACGFDAVEIYLPDGTRVARVPSPALVEGKPANVGIGRRALQKVLGDSAMQLGAEIRLGVAAERFDDDGEGVNVRFSDGREERFDVVVGADGVYSQTREAILPDAEKPQFTGQAVWRYNFPRPADLDALHVYNGPIGSGLVPMSEELMYMYVTTPEPDNPWYPTEGIAAVMRSKLARAAPQIRALAEQITSDEGVVYRPLEGMMLYGSWSKGRIALLGDAVHATTPHLGQGAGMAIEDALVLAEELTRADTPEAAFEAYRDRRFERCRYIVEKSLEICHGQIGKGPPVDNHKATAEMFAVVSQPI